In Plasmodium coatneyi strain Hackeri chromosome 4, complete sequence, the genomic window GTGAAATGGGCGGCCAGGGAACCGTCCAGGCTTCACCATTTCTATTACAACTTCTGTGTTGATGTCCTTCCCACTTAACCGGTCCCTGTTCCCAACCGAACGTAAAGTTAAGGATGGAATGTCTCCTTTTAACCAAATGGGCGTCAGTGCGAGGTGGGTAAATCAGCTGCGAAGTACCCATTGGAGTGGCTCCCCACAGCGCCAAGCGTGTGCAACACATGAATGGTGGGTCCCCTACTACTGAAGATGTCCCCGCGGGTGCGATCCAAAAGATCAGGAAAAGAGTAGATGGTAAGGAGGAAACACAAATTTTACCTAAGTGGAAATCACTCCCACGGCCCCCTTGACGGAGGAACCAACGGGAAGACTACTCCCCTTTTGATCGAATCAGACAAATATACTTTtagggaaggtaaaaatttaCGAATGAGTTAGCGTGCGCCAGGATAGAAAACAAAGGAAGTGACACTTGTGAGGGCAGCCCTCATGAAGAGTTCACATCCTCCGCTTGGGGGAACCCTCTACATGGCTGTAACCACCTCCATGGTACCGCTCCAACGAAAGGGTTGCTATTCCTTacagaaaaatagaaaaataaacgtGTCCTTGTGGATGACATGGGGAATTGCCCATGTGCAATGCAAATCCTGTGGTGGGTGGAAGCGGCCTATACAAATTTTATCACATCACCGCTTCTCCACTTTTGCACCCCCCTAAAGCAAGCGCAAGGACCCCACCTCGGGCACAGCCACCTGCAGTACTCTGCCCGAAGCTGCCCTGAAAATTCTGTCAAAGATGGAGAGACTTCCCTCATCGACGCactttaaatttaaaatcgAAATGAGGATTCCGTCAGCCTGATTTTCTATAGCTAGCTGTTCTGCTTGtctcaaaaaaaggaaaaagttcctCATCACCAATTTTGTCTGTTCTTCTTTGGTGGCCACTCCTTCGTATGAGatgttaatatattttagGAAGTCCCCCTGGTGGTGTTCAAAAGAGTTGCCTATGTCTAGAAGGACGCACTTCGCCAAGGAGATGCTTCCAATTGGCTTCTTACCCGTTGACCCACTTTGGTCTCCTCCATCCGGTGCATTATCCAGTAGGTACGTCGAAACGACAGGACTATAATGTGTGAGCAATAGACCTGGGCTCACCTCATTCGGCATCACCTCCTCTGCAGTGTTGCCACTTAAGCAGCTGGAAAGGCAACTGTTCAGCACGCCCTTTACTGACCCGTTTAGTGCACCTTCCGATTGGGTATTCATTTTGCCACCCAAGTGTGCACCTTCCCCCCCACGCAAAATGGCCACATTTTCaaacttaattttttcgtaCAAATCAACCTGTATATCTCTGAGCAAAGGAGAGGATCTGAGGGCCTCCTCAATCTCCTCCTTGGTGTACTTTCCCCTCCGATAAATTCGGATACGATAGTCGTACAGGTTCTTGTATTTGAGGATTTTTCCCAAAAGGGAGGGTTCACTCGTCCTAGGCAATTCATCTCCCATTTTTGACACATTATCCTCCACATCTTCCCCCCCCGCAATGGTCTCAAACAGACCTTTCAACTTGTCGTAAACTTCCACGTCGGTCACGGATGACGGTGTCCCCGTGACTTTGCGCAAAAACTCCATTTCGTCTGTGTATTCCTTTTCGTATTCTTCATCGGTGGTGACTTCCTCTAGTTGGGTCTCCTCACAAGTTTGATCCCCTCCCGTCAATCGGTTCGGTTTTATTACCCCCACCCTCCTATACTTGACCAGCTTCAAAACGGTGGACTCAATACCTATGTCACACTGCCCATCGTCGAAGATGAGAATATcctctttttcaaattcttcgAACACATGAGTAGACGTGGTAGGACTGATGTGTTGGAACTTATTGGCGGACGGAGCTGCGATTGGCACTTGGCTCACTTTTATGATCTCCATGGCGATGTTATTCCTTGGCATTCTTACAGCACAAAACCCCGTATGCGCCGTGAGGATTAAAGGCACCTCCTTTTTCGCCTTCGCAATTATTGACAAAGGGCCAGGCCAAAAATATTTACCTAACGTATATATAGTAAACTTTTCAAACACATTCACATGGTACAGTTGGTCAAACGCTTGCTTTATGTCATACACATGAGAAATGATAGGATCACTTACGGGTCTATTCTTCATCTGAAATATGTTCCTTAGAGATTTCTCACTAAGGGAGTTCCCTCCTAATCCGTAAACCGTTTCTGTTGGCATTCCCACCAGGCAATCCGCCTTAATGTGGGCCTTTAACTTTCTCCTCAATTGGTCATCGTGAAACAAATCCGATCCTTGGAATATTTTCGCCATTGGGGGGAAATTCCAACTTCTGATGAACCAGTATAGTGTTATCTTCACAGAACAGATCACAGATAGACTCCTTAAAGTTGCCACTCCTTTGCATAGCTTATCTCTAcgtgtttaaaaaaacatccaTCCGAAAATTATGCATCAATCTATGTAAAATTGTCCTGATGGTTGATGGTGGGGCTTCTGTGCCACTTCTCTGCACGGGAATGACTATGCAGTGGGAGGGTTGCCAAGTCAAATTGGTCGTTCTCTGTTTTCCTTGTTTTACCACCGCGGTTGTTTCATATATTGTCCCTTTTCAACCTTATGAAGAGACTCCCTCGCGGTAAATATGCTCTATACCCCATAAATGGAGATTACATCGAACATGCAGTGAAGTGGGTTATCCACTTATCATACCACGTCACCCgaattattttctccttcatgcACAGGTGGGTTTcatctaaaaaagaaaaaaaaaaattacccttATATATCGTGGTGATCGAACGGACCAACATCGcaatgttgaaaaaaaaaaaaaaaaaaaagttcactTAATTTCCATCGCGCAAATATGCTGCCCCCTGCACAAATCCAAAAGGGatgcaaatttgaaaaaaaaaaaaaaaatgcagccaCATGTTCCCAAGTGCATTCCAACTAGAGGCAACAATGGGTGAGGGTATTCGAATGATGGAGACCCCTCCACGGTCTCAACCTTTCTGAGACGAAAGCGTTGAAACGGCCATCACCGCCAAGGTGGTCAACAGGGTTAACAACCCCAACGTTGTTACCACCGATAACGCTGCTATCACGGGATAACGCTGGTATGTTTACCCCCCGGAGACCCAAATGGACCAACCGAAAAACGTGCCCCCAACcgatgggaaggaaaaatcctCCATCCCCTCCAACAGCGGCAGCTGGTACTACCCATCCAGGAACCAGTTCTATCGCACAACTCGGAAAAAAGGTTATTACCTAGGCGCAGCTGCAAAGTTGGCGACTTGCTTTATTCCCTTGCTGGGAAGAGATCCACCACAGGGGGGTGCCCACACGCAAGGCGCTGCTATAAAATAGCAGTACCCTCCCGAACACGCAACACTTTAATATACACCCCTTGCACGCAGGCTACAACTACTCCAAAGAAGAATTAGACGTGGCACTTCAAATCCACAACGCAGTTAATGAAGAAACGTGGAAACgaataatgaagaaagaacaaaaatatttcgaCCTTTGCAAAGACCAGAAACTAATCAGATTCATTGGGCTCCCAAACAAACTCTCCCTCAAAGCCTTCATGCTTAACCTCATGGGGTACAACAAACCGTTCGATCGGCATGATTGGTACATTGACAGGTGTGGGAATACCATCAAGTAAGTAAAccaagagggggaaaaaaaaggaaaaaagggcgtGCTCCAAATTGGTAACCACCCCTCCATGTCTGCCCCAGTTGCACCCATTTATGCGAACTTATAACAACTACCTACTCATCCCCCCATCCTCCCAGGTACATCATAGACTACTACGACGGGAAGAGTGACGAGCGAGCCCCCGTTTCTATCTTCATCGACGCCAGACCCCAATTCAGCGTAAACAACATGGTcgattattttaaaatggtgTACATTAAAATGTGCAGGTATTTCTTTTAGCAGGGTGGAGGTCCACCCCGTGACGCGCTCCAATGCGTATTCATATGGATTCAAGTGCGGATAGCTATGTGTATGGCCATGTGGACGTGTTGCTCCCCCCCTTGATGAGATTTAGTGAGCGAAAAACTCAAAAAGGCGATCCACCTTGGATGCATTTTTATTCGCCAAAATATAACCCCATCAAGATTTGTGCGGATCATCCTTTATACAGATCGCCCGTCATTGCAGTTTTGTCCCACTACGTGACATGAGGAAGGCCCATTTGTACATCGAATTGTCTACCCCATTTGTGCTAAGCACAGGGCACATCCTTCTTCCCCTACCCTATGACTCACcttgtttcccctttctgcGGCGTCCAACTCCGCTGATACTCCTGTCCAACCCTGCAAAGTTTACTTCTCCAAAATGAAGCTGCAAGATTTACCGCTCATAAATTAACAGTTTTGTTATGGTGAAGTGTAActacttattttattaaagaaaaaaaaaaagggaagaagggaaacagTTCAAATATGtaaattacatttatatgatggaaaaaaaggggattaaaaaaagggggaaaaatgcgcGCACCCTACATTTGTGCACTGTACATGTTTATAAAATTACACACGTGTGCATAAAAGAATCATGGATCTGTGAAAACATCGATTTGCTTAAACAATTGttttaatgcatatatagGTTCAGTTTGCCAGTAGACACATATGAGGCATGGACGCCCGTTGTTACGCATGCGGGTGGTTGCGCATGTGCGTAGGtccgtgtgtgtatgtgcgcCGCAAGGAAACGCGCATGTATGGATGGACGCaagtacgtatatatatacacatacgttctatgcttatatatttttgcacttgTGCGCCCTCCCCACCCCCTGAATGAactcgttaaaaaaaatagaaaaaaaaacaaggtgtgaaaaaatgtacttaACGCAAAATTACTACCTATAAAGAATTCGCACGGGGGGCGAAatgatgaaatgaaaaataggGGGgctgaaaaatttaataatttttttttttaacgccgcgtcgcttttttttcccctccttgtGCGCTGGTGTATCGACCCATTTTTCGTCCTCCACCGGCACAAATGGGTCTCTTCAACGTGAACTATACGCAGCGTGCAGGAGGACAAGCGCAACACTGTTCTACAGCCCCTCAGATATACGcggtttctcctttttcccaaATGTGAAGTATATGCGCTCTGCAACATGCACGCATGTAAATGCATGAAGGAACAAACGTGTGGTCATATATCCGCCTGTATGCGGAGTATAAGCGTACGTAGGTTTGAGCAGCACTCACAGCCATGCCCATCGAGCGTATGCTTCGGGAAGGGTGAATCCCTTCGAACGTTTGTTGCAGTTGGCACGTTCTGTACGGTTGGCAAGTTTGGAAAATTCTTCCTAACCCTTGGGGGCATCTCTTTGCACCGTTCATCTTTCCTTTATAGCGCGAAAACAGGAAGCATGTTGGGGAGAAAACGCCTTAACACATCGTCCACCCGTTCATACATGCGCTTGCTCACTGCAAGCAGCACGTATTCATATTCACAGCGCGAAGAATTAGGAAGTCAGAGCCTCCTCATTGCTCTTAGCGCCatcctcttcatcttcctcattGTCGTCAAATTCATTCGTATCGACGTTGCTATTTTCATCATTGTATGCACTGTTGTTACTTTCGTAGCTATTATAGTTGCTATTATTTTCGCTGCTACTGTAGCTACTGTCCACGTCACTCACAATGCTGTTGCTCTCGCTTTCGATTATGATACCCAAGTAATAATCAACGGCATATGGaataattctttccttaatgGTTAAGGCCACTTCGTAATCTCCCTCTATGATCATCTCCAACTGGGCCACTTCATGTTTACTTAACTGCTTTATAACATTTGAGTTGGGAACTTTGTGGcttgtgaaaaaatgaa contains:
- a CDS encoding DsRNA binding protein: MAKIFQGSDLFHDDQLRRKLKAHIKADCLVGMPTETVYGLGGNSLSEKSLRNIFQMKNRPVSDPIISHVYDIKQAFDQLYHVNVFEKFTIYTLGKYFWPGPLSIIAKAKKEVPLILTAHTGFCAVRMPRNNIAMEIIKVSQVPIAAPSANKFQHISPTTSTHVFEEFEKEDILIFDDGQCDIGIESTVLKLVKYRRVGVIKPNRLTGGDQTCEETQLEEVTTDEEYEKEYTDEMEFLRKVTGTPSSVTDVEVYDKLKGLFETIAGGEDVEDNVSKMGDELPRTSEPSLLGKILKYKNLYDYRIRIYRRGKYTKEEIEEALRSSPLLRDIQVDLYEKIKFENVAILRGGEGAHLGGKMNTQSEGALNGSVKGVLNSCLSSCLSGNTAEEVMPNEVSPGLLLTHYSPVVSTYLLDNAPDGGDQSGSTGKKPIGSISLAKCVLLDIGNSFEHHQGDFLKYINISYEGVATKEEQTKLVMRNFFLFLRQAEQLAIENQADGILISILNLKCVDEGSLSIFDRIFRAASGRVLQVAVPEVGSLRLL
- a CDS encoding Cytochrome c1 heme lyase codes for the protein MDQPKNVPPTDGKEKSSIPSNSGSWYYPSRNQFYRTTRKKGYNYSKEELDVALQIHNAVNEETWKRIMKKEQKYFDLCKDQKLIRFIGLPNKLSLKAFMLNLMGYNKPFDRHDWYIDRCGNTIKYIIDYYDGKSDERAPVSIFIDARPQFSVNNMVDYFKMVYIKMCRYFF